Proteins from one Psilocybe cubensis strain MGC-MH-2018 chromosome 11, whole genome shotgun sequence genomic window:
- a CDS encoding Cytochrome P450 monooxygenase 105: MSYALDMVSHTSVMPAAASLAVLLCILYYAVSMVQGKRLPPGPRRLPLIGNAHQMPKGHPWLKFTEWKKTYGNIIHVDILGKPHIILNSARVAKELLDKRSSIYSDRPHFVFAGDLVHYDEPFALQPYGDNWRRQRRLVAQDFSLGMTPRYYSLQEKEAASLVRTLMQRPERLFPEVKLRIAIIIMRVTYGYYIQSEDDPYLTVVLAAMTNFSKATAPGAFLVDFVPALKHMPRWMPGSGFLKIAEEWNKIFFDSTMNIFDWCKSNLDTGKSLMPNLCGRYLQDANGKMSKEDEKTLLWGASCVFGGGLDTNMSSALTFYMAMLLYPEVQAKAQAEIDSVIGKDRLPTIADKPDLPYIRSILAETYRWSPAAPLGIPHAVTQDDVYDGYDIPKGATILPNVWGMLHDPEVYPRPMEFDPERYNGLDSEMVKVTSLVFGFGRRVCPGIYFAEGTLFAIIATTLATCDILPGLDEHGNEVLPTYSYTPGTLTTPEPFTLRLKPRSSSSLALLADIPPTIE; encoded by the exons ATGTCGTACGCGTTGGACATGGTTTCTCACACATCTGTGATGCCCGCCGCTGCATCCCTTGCGGTACTTCTCTGCATTCTCTATTATGCTGTATCCATGGTGCAAGGGAAGCGTCTTCCTCCTGGCCCCCGACGCTTACCATTGATTGGTAACGCTCATCAGATGCCTAAGGGCCATCCCTGGCTGAAGTTTACCGAGTGGAAGAAGACCTACG GAAATATCATACATGTCGATATTCTGGGCAAGCCGCACATAATTCTCAACTCAGCCAGGGTCGCGAAAGAGCTGTTGGACAAGCGCTCGTCTATTTACTCTGATCGACCGCACTTC GTTTTTGCAGGTGATCT TGTACACTACGATGAACCCTTCGCCCTTCAGCCATACGGTGACAATTGGAGAAGACAACGTCGACTCGTAGCTCAGGATTTCAGTCTTGGGATGACCCCACGATATTACTCTTTGCAAGAGAAGGAGGCTGCCTCCTTGGTGCGCACATTAATGCAGAGGCCGGAAAGATTGTTCCCGGAAGTTAAGCT GCGAATAGCAATCATTATTATGAGAGTGACATATGGATATTATATTCAATCCGAAGACGACCCTTACTTGACTGTGGTTTTGGCTGCAATGACGAATTTCAGCAAGGCAACAGCGCCTGGTGCCTTCTTGGTTGACTTCGTCCCTGCGT TAAAGCATATGCCACGTTGGATGCCCGGCTCAGGTTTTTTGAAAATAGCTGAGGAGTGGAACAAAATCTTCTTTGATTCAACTATGAATATCTTCGATTGGTGTAAGAGCAATCTC GATACAGGAAAATCTCTTATGCCTAATCTCTGCGGAAGGTATCTACAAGATGCGAACGGGAAAATGTCTAAAGAGGATGAGAAGACGTTGCTTTGGGGGGCTTCTTGTGTTTTCGGAGGTGGTTTGGATACT AATATGTCCTCAGCTTTGACGTTTTACATGGCAATGCTCCTTTATCCCGAAGTACAGGCAAAAGCGCAGGCAGAAATAGACTCTGTCATCGGAAAGGATAGATTGCCAACTATCGCGGATAAGCCAGACCTACCCTATATCAGAAGCATCTTGGCAGAAACATACCGTTGGAGCCCTGCTGCCCCACTTG GAATTCCTCATGCCGTGACCCAGGACGATGTCTACGACGGATACGATATTCCTAAAGGAGCCACTATTCTTCCCAATGTTTG GGGTATGCTTCATGACCCAGAAGTCTATCCTCGGCCAATGGAATTTGATCCAGAACGATACAATGGACTGGATTCAGAGATGGTGAAGGTGACAAGCCTTGTATTTGGATTTGGTAGGCGCGTTTGCCCCGGTATTTATTTCGCGGAAGGGACTCTCTTCGCAATCATTGCAACTACTCTGGCTACCTGTGATATCCTGCCCGGTCTTGATGAGCATGGAAACGAAGTGCTCCCAACTTACTCCTATACCCCAGGAACACTCAC TACTCCCGAGCCATTTACCCTCAGGCTGAAACCCCGCTCTTCTAGTTCCTTAGCGCTCCTGGCCGACATCCCACCAACAATAGAATGA
- a CDS encoding Putative ariadne-like RING finger protein R811: MSLAEFPLGQSRVVAGRYPPPGSDPHADAIRERRGPRGITPLDANLLHVPPIAGGFNSLLGAVRTKGNLPGDLREIMILRVAALNHASFEWIHHEIVARKEGLSTGQLYVIRDVDTPLPPISTVLTSLHTSALVFTDHSTRTARVPMDVIHDFKKELKSWLLGKDTSCSEEQVNAKVEDLYVEAAMVVASYNMVSRFLLSTDVAGLADMEVPWPVEKKEHFVTLPSFPPAKSPTHTIHAVTLVTDPSAPWLVFANSLLTDWTMWSYVVPYFLDFPSDADNKKTYNILLHSQRGHGKSTLPDTSPSDLEDKRLTTIPFLAHDIANLIDMLHIPLPVKSVIGVSQGGAAALAFGTLYGGGSNIKTESIVACDTSPRTAAGNKEAWDERIRLAFGPESSNATEYAERIGMRKLASVTVPRWFPPGSLCNPTTSPLAHGIKRAEWVERMIQATQPAGFAEGARALSEYDLLDDLFKNPVGKALLVSGSLDGGGKVGQGLQSLCETWKPHLESVKYLEIGVSGHLPMIDAPEVFTETLSQWIQASRTHLSLYHLNDSRRDQSCVDSIAHPTLYYYGGTGARKRIKGERNGHLGSIQRLTFSLYQLTSFAPIIPKLIVLMTQHPPPQETTVHQDGANPQSQGKAIDIVFLQDTTGSQGPYIQSARQAIRGICEKISASENLSQGLLRFGLIAFRDHPPQDMSYVTKSFGFTSNIDVMQSNLASLVASGGGDGPEAQTAALAEALNLQWADNAVKIVILITDSPPHGIGEPHDGFQQSPDQNDPLDIARQMAERGITLFVVGCEPALSKYHHAVDFYTGLAQITSGKIFPLLMADKLGDYIVGTAVETIETEKLIGEFEQVIVNDVYENNTSIEAVTERLRNQLDQRGAKINTIDVENVYNISEAAANNANVWQTSDSITSARSRVKKIRTPRMKHTYASGQAVPKVAMQMQQLSHQQAGRIVQQSMARSSVVTPMGYVSRLSGKSVANTALPPGA; this comes from the exons ATGTCGCTTGCTGAGTTCCCACTAGGTCAATCGCGCGTCGTTGCAGGGAGATACCCTCCTCCAGGCTCTGATCCACATGCGGACGCCATCCGAGAGCGCCGTGGTCCGCGAGGGATTACCCCTCTTGATGCGAATTTACTTCACGTCCCTCCTATTGCTGGTGGATTCAACTCTTTGTTGGGAGCGGTGAGAACGAAAGGAAATCTCCCCGGTGATCTTCGCGAAATCATG ATTCTTCGGGTGGCAGCGTTAAACCATGCTTCCTTCGAGTGGATTCATCATGAGATAGTCGCTCGAAAAGAGGGCTTATCTACGGGACAATTATATGTGATCCGGGATGTGGACACGCCTCTCCCTCCTATCTCCACCGTCCTCACATCATTGCACACCAGTGCATTAGTTTTCACGGACCATAGCACTCGAACCGCCCGAGTTCCAATGGATGTTATTCACGATTTCAAAAAGGAACTAAAGTCTTGGCTGTTGGGCAAGGATACGAGCTGCAGTGAAGAGCAAGTCAACGCAAAGGTAGAGGACCTGTATGTGGAGGCAGCAATGGTGGTTGCATCCTACAATATGGTATCAAGGTTTCTACTATCCACAGATGTTGCCGGGCTGGCAGACATGGAAGTTCCATGGCCTGTCGAAAAGAAGGAG CATTTTGTAACCCTCCCATCGTTTCCACCAGCAAAAAGTCCGACACATACCATCCACGCAGTAACTCTTGTCACCGATCCATCTGCCCCTTGGTTGGTCTTCGCCAATTCCCTGCTCACGGATTGGACAATGTGGAGTTACGTGGTGCCTTATTTCCTGGATTTTCCTAGCGATGCAGACAATAAGAAAACGTACAATATTCTCTTGCACTCGCAAAGAGGCCATGGCAAATCTACTCTACCAGACACTTCCCCTAGTGATTTGGAAGATAAGAGGCTGACGACCATCCCTTTCCTCGCACATGACATCGCTAACTTGATTGATATGCTTCACATTCCCCTCCCCGTGAAATCAGTCATAGGCGTATCACAGGGAGGCGCTGCTGCGCTAGCATTCGGAACCCTATACGGAGGGGGCAGTAACATAAAGACGGAGAGCATCGTCGCTTGCGATACATCTCCGCGCACGGCTGCGGGAAACAAAGAGGCTTGGGATGAGCGCATTCGGCTTGCTTTTGGCCCCGAGAGTTCAAATGCGACTGAGTATGCTGAACGCATAGGCATGCGCAAGTTGGCGAGTGTCACTGTTCCGCGATGGTTCCCACCTGGTTCACTTTGTAATCCCACAACCTCACCGCTCGCACATGGTATAAAGCGCGCGGAGTGGGTTGAACGGATGATCCAGGCAACACAACCAGCAGGGTTTGCAGAGGGCGCACGGGCGCTTAGTGAATATGATCTCCTTGATGATTTGTTCAAGAATCCCGTTGGCAAGGCGCTTCTCGTATCGGGGAGCTTGGATGGTGGCGGAAAGGTCGGTCAGGGATTGCAGAGTCTCTGTGAAACATGGAAACCTCATTTAGAAAGCGTCAAATATTTAGAGATTGGCGTTTCCGGGCATCTTCCAATGATTGATGCTCCAGAGGTATTCACTGAGACTTTAAGTCAATGGATTCAAG catcacgAACACACCTGTCCTTGTATCACTTAAACGACTCACGGCGTGACCAGTCCTGTGTTGACTCAATTGCACATCCCACGCTGTACTACTATGGCGGTACCGGCGCCAGAAAACGTATAAAAGGTGAGCGAAACGGACACCTTGGTAGCATCCAACGCCTTACCTTTTCTCTTTACCAACTCACTTCTTTTGCTCCAATCATACCCAAACTCATTGTCTTAATGACGCAACACCCTCCGCCACAAGAGACCACTGTGCATCAGGATGGCGCTAATCCCCAATCACAGGGGAAAGCTAT AGACATTGTATTCTTACAGGATACGACTGGCAGTCAGGGTCCTTATATCCAATCAGCCAGACAGGCCATTCGTGGCATATGCGAGAAAATCTCTGCCTCTGAAAATCTATCTCAAGGGCTGCTCAGATTTGGCCTCATTGCATTTCGTGACCACCCACCTCAGGACATGTCATATGTCACCAAATCTTTCGGATTTACATCAAATATCGACGTCATGCAAAGTAACTTGGCTAGTCTCGTAGCTTCTGGCGGTGGTGATGGACCAGAAGCACAGACCGCTGCATTGGCTGAGGCGCTAAACTTGCAATGGGCAGACAATGCAGTGAAGATAGTTATTCTTATCACTGATTCACCTCCGCACGGAATTGGAGAACCACATGATGGATTTCAGCAGTCTCCTGATC AGAACGACCCTCTTGACATAGCTCGGCAGATGGCTGAGAGGGGTATTACATTG TTTGTAGTTGGATGCGAGCCGGCGCTTAGTAAATATCAT CATGCTGTTGACTTTTACACAGGCCTTGCCCAGATTACAAG TGGAAAGATATTTCCTCTTCTGATGGCAGACAAACTGGGTGACTACATTGTTGGAACGGCTGTAGAAACAATCgagacggagaaactgattGGAGAATTTGAACAAGTCATCGTCAATGACGTGTATGAGAACAACACATCGATAGAGGCGGTGACAGAACGCCTCAGGAATCAACTGGACCAAAGGGGCGCCAAAATCAATACAATTGATGTCGAGAACGTTTACAATATTAGCGAAGCCGCTGCAAACAATGCGAATGTATGGCAAACAAGCGATAGCATTACCTCTGCTCGCTCAAGAGTCAAAAAA ATCAGAACGCCCCGCATGAAACACACATATGCGTCAGGCCAGGCTGTACCAAAGGTAGCTATGCAGATGCAACAACTTAGTCACCAACAG GCCGGCCGAATCGTACAACAATCAATGGCTCGAAGTTCTGTAGTCACACCTATGGGATACGTATCCAGGCTCAGTGGAAAGTCCGTTGCTAATACAGCATTACCACCCGGCGCTTAA
- a CDS encoding 2-phosphoxylose phosphatase 1: MRNTVTCFFVCFAISTAAGTVIHYPPIASNINNLTFALNGFGSPGIFTTSKTPDSQYGVYNWCNMPHVRQREYIMPGKNYTLQYVEIIQRHHKRTPYASNTFFKEDVPWSCDGAGATFGSISPNGPGSSVSPVQWRGYIDQQNPWTTSVGPGFAGSSCQFPQITSQGLEDSITHGSDLRAVYASRLGLGPTFEPTKAIIRVTNNVITSQVASGLVAGLFPLSKSHDVAVLIQSSTIDSLEPTYSCNAASKLLSDYTTGSSGELWKDHLAQAAPLYSRLDNISGIATLDTAGWHSSLDHYYDNLSAKQCHGKTLPCNLNDTSECVTQKDANTVYRLGNWEYSYRFRDAPASAEYSSLRYGAWVLELKSHLQNNINGTSNVAHDGSVSALLGFLQIDQMVWPGMGSEIVFELYSSADQPNEHFIRVLWGGQPMKTSTPLGLLDMIPVTIFFDYIDSMIGTSKDLFTNCNQ, encoded by the exons ATGCGCAATACCGTTACGTGCTTCTTTGTTTGCTTTGCAATTTCGACCGCAGCTGGAACTGTCATCCACTATCCCCCCATAGCTTCAAACATAAACAATTTAACATTTGCCTTGAATGGATTTGGTTCACCTGGAATTTTTACAACGTCGAAGACACCAGACTCGCAGTACGGTGTATACAACTGGTGCAACATGCCGCATGTAAGGCAAAGAGAGTACAT AATGCCTGGGAAAAATTATACCTTGCAATACGTGGAAATAATCCAGAGACATCACAAGCGTACGCCATACGCTTCCAATACCTTTTTTAAAGAAGACGTTCCTTGGTCCTGTGATGGAGCAGGTGCCACTTTCGGGTCCATCAG TCCAAACGGCCCCGGTTCAAGTGTGTCGCCCGTTCAG TGGCGTGGATATATAGACCAACAGAACCCATGGACTACGTCAGTTGGACCTGGGTTCGCTGGGAGCTC ATGCCAATTCCCTCAAATAACCAGTCAAGGTCTTGAGGACTCAATAACTCATGGATCT GATCTACGTGCTGTGTATGCATCGAGACTTGGACTTGGTCCGACATTCGAGCCTACAAAGGCCATAATCA GAGTGACAAACAATGTTATTACGTCCCAGGTTGCCTCAGGCCTTGTTGCAGGGCTTTTCCCCCTCTCCAAATCCCACGATGTAGCTGTTCTGATCCAATCCTCTACAATTGACTCTTTAGAACCAACATATTCCTGCAATGCTGCTTCCAAATTGCTATCAGACTACACAACTGGCTCCTCTGGAGAGCTATGGAAAGATCACTTAGCGCAGGCAGCACCGCTGTATTCCAGGTTGGACAATATATCAGGAATTGCTACTCTTGATACTGCTGGTTGGCACTCCAGCCTAGATCA TTACTACGACAATTTGAGTGCTAAACAGTGCCATGGGAAGACCCTTCCATGTAACCTAAATGATACGTCAGAATGTGTCACTCAAAAAGAC GCCAATACAGTGTATCGACTTGGGAATTGGGAATACTCATACCGATTTCGTGATGCCCCAGCATCGGCGGAGTACTCTAGTCTTCGTTATGGTGCATGGGTCTTGGAACTGAAATCTCACTTGCAAAACAATATCAACGGAACGTCTAAT GTTGCGCACGATGGCTCTGTATCTGCTCTGCTTGGTTTCCTACAAATAGATCAAATGGTCTGGCCGGGGAT GGGATCTGAG ATTGTATTTGAGCTGTATAGCTCTGCAGACCAGCCCAATGAACATTTTATACGGGTTCTTTGGGGAGGCCAGCCGATGAAGACATCAACGCCCTTAGGCCTGCTCGATATGATACCAGTAACAATATTTTTCGATT ATATTGATTCGATGATTGGAACATCCAAAGACTTATTCACAAATTGCAATCAGTGA